The Bradyrhizobium sp. B097 genome contains the following window.
CACCGCACGACGACGCCTCGGCCGCAGCCTCTCGATCCGCGAGGTCGATGCGGGCTCGTGCAACGGATGCGAGCTGGAAATTCACGCGCTCAGCAATGCGTATTACGATGTCGAACGGTTTGGAATCCGGTTCGTCGCCTCGCCCCGTCACGCCGATGTCCTGCTCGTCACAGGTCCGGTCACGACCAACATGCGCGAGGCGCTGGAGCGCACATACCTCGCGACCCCCGATCCCAAATGGGTCGTCGCTGTGGGCGATTGCGCCAGGGATGGCGGATGTTTTGCCGGCAGCTATGCGGTGGTTGGCGGGGTCTCGGCGGTTGTCCCTGTCGATCTCCATATTCCAGGTTGCCCTCCTTCGCCGATGGCCATTCTGCGTGGCCTCATCGGCTTGCTCGAGGCTGTGGACGCCGACGTCGCGGCAAGGTGAGGGCACGCAGAGAGATGCGTTAGCCACCTGCGTCCGCCCGGTGGCGGCGATTGCCAAAGCAGGATGAGATTAGGTCGAATAACACCGCAAAGGCGGTTCGCTCCCTCTCCCGCTTGCGGGGGAGGGCTGGGGTGGGGGCTCTCTCCGCGGGTCACATCGCGGAGAGAGCCCCCACCCGCATCGCATCTTCGATGCGACGCGACCTCCCCCGCAAGCGGGAGAGGTGAGCCAGTCCGCCGTGAGACCGATTCAATCTGACGTCATCCCGCCCTAGCCGCTGTCGCGCAGCACCAGCTCGAAGCCGAGATCGATGCGGCGCTCGCCGCCGCGCTCCAGCATCAGCGTCGCCGCGGTGCGGCCGATCGCATCGCCATGCACGCTGATCGTGCTCAATGTCGGCGAGATCAGCTGGCCCATTTCGAGATCGCCGAGCCCGATCACGGCGACCGGCTGCGCCGATGCGGGGCCCTCGCGCAGCAGGCCGGCCTTGCGCAGCCCCGACATGAAGCCGATCGCATGCGCATCGTTGGCGGCGAACACCGCGTCGACATCTGGCAGGCGCGCATGCGCCGCCACGCTGCCGGAGTCCTTGCGGTCGAGGATCAGCCGGCGCGGCTCGGCGAGGCCGCTTGCCAGCGCCTCGTCCCTGAAGCCGAACCAGCGGCGCGTGCCGCGCGGATCATCGCCGCCGATGAAGGCGAGCTGCTTGCGCCCTTGCGCAACCAGATGCTTCGCGACGGCGACACCGGCCTTGTAATTGTCGAAGCCCGCGACCGCGTCGATCGGGTTTGCCGGCAGATCCCAGGTCTCGACGATCGGAATCCGCGCATTGCGCAGCAGGCGGCTGCCCTCCTCGGTCGCCGGCGAGCCGACCATGATGATCGCCTCCGGACGCCGCGACAGCAGCGCCGCCAGCACGCGATCCTCGCGCACCGCATCGTAGCGCGACTGCGCCAGGATCACGGAGAAGCCGAGCGGCTCGAGCTTGTCGGACAGGCCTTGCACCGTGTCGGCGAAGATCGAGTTGGCGATGGTCGGCACCAAGACGCCTACCGAATTGGTCCGCGCGCTCGCCAGCGCGCCTGCGACCAGGTTCGGGACATAGCCGAGGTCACGCATCGCCCGCTCGACCCGCGCCCGGGTCTCCGGGGCGACGAGGTCAGGC
Protein-coding sequences here:
- the nuoB gene encoding NADH-quinone oxidoreductase subunit NuoB, which produces MRKLLFQSLFRQPLTEQAPRPDDAALAELAATVGRTARRRLGRSLSIREVDAGSCNGCELEIHALSNAYYDVERFGIRFVASPRHADVLLVTGPVTTNMREALERTYLATPDPKWVVAVGDCARDGGCFAGSYAVVGGVSAVVPVDLHIPGCPPSPMAILRGLIGLLEAVDADVAAR
- a CDS encoding LacI family DNA-binding transcriptional regulator; the protein is MNSDLTEPGTGPTGAAPTLSEVAKRAGVSSITVSRVVRMPDLVAPETRARVERAMRDLGYVPNLVAGALASARTNSVGVLVPTIANSIFADTVQGLSDKLEPLGFSVILAQSRYDAVREDRVLAALLSRRPEAIIMVGSPATEEGSRLLRNARIPIVETWDLPANPIDAVAGFDNYKAGVAVAKHLVAQGRKQLAFIGGDDPRGTRRWFGFRDEALASGLAEPRRLILDRKDSGSVAAHARLPDVDAVFAANDAHAIGFMSGLRKAGLLREGPASAQPVAVIGLGDLEMGQLISPTLSTISVHGDAIGRTAATLMLERGGERRIDLGFELVLRDSG